Proteins found in one Roseovarius pelagicus genomic segment:
- the aat gene encoding leucyl/phenylalanyl-tRNA--protein transferase — MAKSDDSDADFDLTPQLLLNAYAAGVFPMSEYRNDPEVYWVDPRRRGVLPLGGFHVSRSLSRRMRRAGYRVTLNAAFADVIDACADRPETWISNEIRSLYIALHDLGHAHSIEVMSNGALIGGVYGVTLGTAFFGESMFSRQRDASKLALAHLVDHLARCRFTLFDTQFITPHLATLGAVEISRAEYRKRLDAALRRRADIDHVPLCTTPYSVVQRMTQTS; from the coding sequence GTGGCGAAGTCCGACGATAGCGATGCGGACTTCGATCTGACGCCGCAACTGTTGCTCAATGCCTATGCAGCAGGCGTTTTCCCGATGTCCGAATATCGCAACGATCCAGAGGTATACTGGGTCGATCCACGCAGACGCGGCGTGCTGCCACTGGGTGGATTTCATGTATCACGCTCATTGTCGCGCCGGATGCGGCGCGCCGGATATCGGGTCACGCTGAACGCGGCATTTGCCGATGTGATAGACGCCTGTGCTGACCGGCCAGAGACGTGGATCAGTAATGAAATCCGAAGCCTCTACATCGCGCTGCACGACCTCGGCCATGCGCACTCGATCGAGGTCATGTCGAACGGTGCGCTGATCGGCGGTGTCTACGGAGTGACGCTGGGGACAGCATTCTTTGGCGAGAGCATGTTCTCGCGGCAGCGGGACGCCTCTAAGCTGGCGCTGGCGCATCTGGTGGACCATCTCGCTCGCTGCCGCTTTACCCTGTTTGACACGCAGTTCATCACGCCACATCTGGCGACGCTGGGGGCCGTGGAAATCAGTCGAGCGGAGTATCGCAAACGTCTGGATGCGGCATTGCGCAGGCGCGCCGACATCGATCACGTTCCGCTCTGCACCACGCCTTATTCGGTGGTACAGCGCATGACCCAAACATCGTAA
- a CDS encoding DUF2155 domain-containing protein, giving the protein MKTLAFMAALAVPGMAVAQDVGIGTGAVLRGLEKVSGEIADITLRSGEHATFGRLTIEMSQCRYPQGDPAGDAFAYLTILEADDETPRFAGWMIASSPALNALDHPRYDVWVMRCTTE; this is encoded by the coding sequence ATGAAAACGCTGGCCTTCATGGCGGCACTCGCAGTGCCGGGAATGGCCGTCGCCCAAGATGTCGGGATCGGGACCGGTGCGGTGTTGCGTGGACTGGAAAAAGTATCAGGCGAAATCGCCGATATCACGCTTCGTTCTGGCGAGCATGCGACCTTCGGGCGGCTCACGATCGAGATGTCGCAATGCCGTTATCCGCAGGGCGATCCGGCAGGCGATGCCTTTGCCTATCTCACGATACTGGAGGCCGATGATGAAACGCCACGCTTTGCTGGCTGGATGATCGCTTCGTCACCCGCGTTGAACGCGCTGGATCACCCGCGTTACGATGTTTGGGTCATGCGCTGTACCACCGAATAA